A window of the Brassica napus cultivar Da-Ae chromosome C5, Da-Ae, whole genome shotgun sequence genome harbors these coding sequences:
- the LOC125587266 gene encoding protein ALP1-like yields MVRWYLDDDDDDYDDEDEYEDDVLKPERLLQRTDRGAGWHHVQQLMHGSDQQCYDILRMNQRTFQDLCKMLATRYGLKETNNVYIEEGVAMFLEMVGQDKTVRVIAERYQRSLDTVKRKLEEVLSVLLKFAADALKPEDGEFTRVCPALRDDDRYWPCFKDCIGALDGTHISVRPPKRNAEAYRGRKQEPTMNVLAICNFDMKFIYAYVGVPDRAHDTKVLTYCARNEPFFPHPPNGKYYLVDAGYPTRTGYLGPYRRVRYHLDQFNRGGPPTNSREVFNRRHSSLRSVIERTFGVWKAKWRILDRRHPKYGLIKWIKLVTATMALHNFIQKRRISYTW; encoded by the exons ATGGTTAGGTGGTacttggatgatgatgatgatgattatgatgatgaggatgaatATGAGGACGATGTGCTTAAGCCAGAGAGATTGCTTCAAAGAACAGATCGAGGTGCTGGATGGCATCATGTTCAGCAGCTTATGCACGGGTCAGATCAACAGTGTTATGATATTCTTCGCATGAATCAGAGAACATTTCAAGATTTGTGTAAGATGTTAGCGACGAGATATGGGTTAAAAGAGACGAACAATGTCTATATTGAAGAAGGGGTTGCAATGTTCCTTGAAATGGTGGGTCAAGATAAGACGGTACGGGTTATTGCAGAAAGATATCAACGTTCGTTGGATACGGTCAAAAGGAAACTTGAAGAGGTTTTGAGTGTTCTCTTGAAATTTGCTGCAGATGCACTAAAACCAGAAGATGGTGAGTTCACAAGAGTATGTCCTGCTTTGAGAGATGATGATCGATACTGGCCATGTTTTAAGGATTGTATTGGGGCATTGGATGGAACTCATATCTCAGTTCGCCCTCCTAAGCGAAATGCAGAAGCATACCGAGGTAGAAAACAGGAGCCGACCATGAATGTCCTTGCTATATGTAACTTTGATATGAAGTTCATATATGCTTATGTGGGTGTACCGGATAGAGCACATGACACAAAGGTATTGACTTACTGTGCGAGGAACGAGCCCTTTTTTCCACATCCGCCAAATGGAAAGTACTATTTGGTTGATGCGGGATATCCCACAAGAACAGGGTATCTTGGTCCGTATCGCAGAGTTCGGTACCATCTTGATCAGTTCAACAGAGGAGGACCGCCAACGAACAGTCGAGAGGTGTTTAACCGGAGACATTCAAGCTTGCGATCAGTGATTGAACGGACATTTGGAGTATGGAAAGCAAAATGGAGAATTCTTGACCGTAGGCATCCAAAGTATGGTTTGATCAAATGGATAAAGCTAGTAACAGCAACGATGGCTCTACACAACTTCATAC AGAAGAGAAGAATATCATACAcatggtga
- the LOC125587267 gene encoding uncharacterized protein LOC125587267 → MSSSSSDELEERLEEVFDDILEDTYNNIVESHHNNPVRRLYIERDRETGHERLWNDYFCENSTFPPNLFRRRFRMNKDLFMHIVHRLSEDVPFFRQSRDATGRPGLSPLQKCTAAIRLLAYGSAADAVDEYLRLGESTALLCLHKFTENIIRLFGDEYLRRPTPEDLQRLLDIGEIRGFPGMVGSIDCMHWEWKNCPTSWKGQYTRGSGKPTIVLEAVASQDLWIWHAFFGSPGTLNDINVLDRSPFFDDILQGRAPRVQYVVNGHQYDLAYYLTDGIYPKWSTFIQSISLPQGPKAELFAKCQEATRKDVERAFGVLQARFAIVKNPALTLDKTKSNMNETDTLSTIYLSLKKEMEAEVLR, encoded by the exons atgtcatcatcttcatccgaCGAACTCGAAGAAAGACTAGAAGAAGTTTTTGACGACATTTTGGAGGACACATACAACAACATAGTGGAGTCCCATCACAATAACCCAGTTAGACGTCTTTATATAGAACGCGATCGAGAAACGGGACACGaacgtttatggaatgattactTCTGCGAGAATTCGACTTTTCCCCCAAACTTATTCAGACGTCGTTTCCGCATGAACAAAGACTTATTCATGCATATTGTCCATCGCCTTTCAGAGGACGTCCCTTTCTTTCGTCAGTCAAGAGATGCAACCGGGAGGCCCGGTCTTTCTCCACTACAAAAATGTACGGCTGCTATTCGTCTCCTCGCTTATGGTTCTGCAGCTGACGCAGTTGACGAGTATCTTCGACTTGGTGAATCCACGGCACTTTTGTGTTTACATAAGTTCACAGAAAACATAATACGGttatttggagatgagtatctacgaagacCAACTCcagaggatcttcaacgactacttGATATTGGAGAGATACGCGGCTTTCCTGGAATggtaggaagcatcgattgtatgcattgggagtggaaaaattgtCCAACCTCTTGGAAAGGACAATACACACGTGGATCCGGAAAACCGACAATTGTCTTGGAGGCAgtagcttcacaagatctttggatatggcacgctttTTTTGGTTCTCCAGGTACTTTGAACGATATTAACGTCCTTGATCGATCACCtttttttgatgacattttacaaggtcgagcacCAAGAGTTCAGTACGTGGTCAACGGACACCAGTATGATTTGGCGTACTACCTCACAGACGGcatatatccaaaatggtcaacatttatccaatctatctcCCTCCCGCAAGGTCCTAAAGCAGAGTTATTTGCTAAATGTCAAGAAGCGACTCGAAAAGATGTTgagcgggcttttggagttttgcaagctcgatttgcgatTGTGAAAAACCCGGCTCTTACATTAGACAAGACGAAA tcgaaTATGAACGAGACGGATACACTCAGTACAATATATCTGAgtttgaagaaggagatggaagcaGAAGTTCTCAGGTAG
- the LOC106394201 gene encoding glutathione S-transferase T2-like, which produces MDTPSFVNLLNSQNPVDLDAPEHVWMSSQSSNVKERRKWSPKEDKILIGAWLNTSKDAVVSNEQKADAFWKRIVDYYNASPLLVGTAPRELGQCKQRWARINEGVCKFVGCYDAALRCQSSGQNEDDVMKAALDFYYNDHSIKFNLEHAWRELRHDSKWCSTYLPKEGPKEKRKQVLEVDGDEEVREPEARPIGVKAAKAVLKRKKSSKELELSKLEALFEIKQKLSNQKILERLIAKQDPLSEMETSLKNKLMSEMLQ; this is translated from the coding sequence ATGGATACCCCTAGTTTTGTTAACCTCCTCAATAGCCAAAATCCCGTTGATCTTGATGCACCTGAACATGTTTGGATGAGTAGCCAGAGTTCAAATGTTAAGGAGAGGCGTAAGTGGTCTCCCAAAGAGGATAAAATCCTGATTGGGGCTTGGCTTAACACAAGCAAAGACGCTGTGGTGAGCAATGAGCAGAAAGCTGACGCTTTCTGGAAGAGAATCGTTGATTACTACAATGCAAGCCCTCTCTTGGTTGGGACAGCACCTAGGGAGCTCGGTCAGTGCAAGCAGCGGTGGGCGAGGATTAACGAGGGCGTCTGTAAGTTCGTTGGCTGCTACGACGCGGCTCTGAGGTGCCAGAGTAGTGGTCAAAACGAGGATGACGTGATGAAAGCTGCCTTGGACTTCTACTACAACGACCACTCCATCAAGTTCAACCTCGAACATGCTTGGAGGGAGCTCCGGCATGACAGTAAATGGTGCTCAACCTATCTGCCTAAGGAGGGGCCTAAGGAGAAGCGCAAGCAAGTGTTGGAGGTTGATGGAGATGAGGAAGTGAGAGAACCTGAAGCAAGACCTATCGGGGTAAAGGCTGCAAAAGCTGTtctaaagaggaagaagagcagTAAGGAACTTGAGTTGTCAAAGTTAGAGGCCCTGTTTGAAATAAAACAGAAACTCTCTAACCAAAAAATCCTAGAACGTTTGATAGCCAAACAAGACCCCCTCTCTGAGATGGAAACATCACTTAAAAACAAACTAATGTCTGAGATGTTACAGTAA
- the LOC111198069 gene encoding zinc finger CCCH domain-containing protein 55 isoform X3, with the protein MDPGDPTSILFTKIRTLEPDFASKIIGYLLLQDLGKRDLMRLALGPDTLLQSVCLKAKSALGLSSNGSSSSGTTTPLNPISRPINIHRHSPRNGPFMEFSRSPSLNNTPGSNNPNVGSSPFQASSSLFASDGGGDDLVDEGQLGNYLSFLNESSSKNNNNNDENTDLFGFSGDNDDAHLHKRSFSASDVCFGSQEPGYGGYCRFPGLGDDFESPGGGFGSPDFRQQEEIARMNLAQRQRMAAAQFLAASGGSPMSYDKGINFLLGSRNAHHRSGGAGQFGDEGYWFGSPGRHEREEFMGMGDKSNSASKQIYLTFPADSSFTDEDVSNYFGNFGPVQDVRIPYQQKRMFGFVTFVHSETVRIILARGNPHFICDSRVLVKPYKEKGRILENRRQQQQLMQQMERGNFSPGSSPSGMDARDLFDCHFGPRMFSSTQEMMRRKAEQADLQQALEFQRRRLLNLQLPDLDSESFHHHQRSLSIGSPVHYPARVNQSMLFGEEGNGDSGHFQSEANRAFLSDSDNNKSHEGGYANHFHKGQETSLENALPDCFFASPSKTGETQEQSESENENCATVEKK; encoded by the exons ATGGATCCTGGAGATCCCACTTCCATACTCTTCACAAAGATCCGAACTTTAGAACCGGACTTCGCCTCCAAAATCATAGGCTACTTGCTCTTACAGGACTTGGGCAAGAGAGACTTGATGCGTCTTGCTCTTGGACCAGACACTCTCTTGCAGTCCGTTTGTCTCAAAGCTAAGTCCGCTTTGGGTCTCTCCTCGAAcggatcttcttcttctggcaCGACGACGCCGTTGAACCCTATCTCGAGACCCATTAACATCCACCGCCATTCTCCGAGGAATGGCCCGTTTATGGAGTTCTCGAGGAGCCCTTCCTTGAACAACACTCCTGGGAGTAACAACCCTAACGTGGGTTCGAGTCCGTTTCAAGCAAGTTCCTCTCTTTTCGCTTCAGATGGTGGTGGTGACGATTTAGTCGATGAGGGGCAACTCGGTAACTACTTGTCCTTCCTCAACGAGTCTTCTTctaagaacaacaacaacaacgacgAAAACACGGATCTGTTCGGGTTCTCGGGTGATAATGACGATGCCCATTTGCATAAGAGGAGTTTCTCAGCAAGCGATGTTTGTTTCGGGTCACAGGAACCCGGTTATGGCGGTTACTGTCGGTTTCCTGGTTTAGGAGATGATTTCGAGTCTCCTGGCGGTGGGTTTGGTTCTCCGGATTTCAGACAGCAAGAGGAGATAGCGAGGATGAACCTGGCTCAACGGCAGCGAATGGCCGCTGCACAGTTCTTGGCGGCTAGTGGTGGCTCACCAATGTCGTATGATAAAGGCATTAATTTTCTCTTGGGTTCGCGTAACGCTCATCATAG ATCAGGAGGAGCAGGACAGTTTGGGGATGAGGGTTACTGGTTTGGTAGTCCAGGGCGACATGAAAGAGAGGAGTTTATGGGGATGGGAGATAAATCAAACTCTGCATCTAAGCAGATTTACTTGACATTTCCAGCTGACAGCTCCTTCACAGATGAAGATGTCTCCAATTACTTCGG CAATTTTGGACCAGTGCAGGATGTTAGGATTCCATACCAGCAGAAACGGATGTTTGGGTTTGTCACTTTTGTCCACTCTGAGACTGTGAGAATCATATTGGCCAGAGGAAACCCACATTTCATCTGCGACTCACGCGTGCTTGTTAAACCCTACAAAGAGAAAGGAAGAATCCTTGAAAA TAGGAGGCAGCAGCAACAACTGATGCAGCAGATGGAGAGAGGGAACTTTTCTCCTGGTTCAAGTCCATCTGGAATGGACGCAAGGGATCTCTTTGATTGCCACTTCG GACCGAGGATGTTTTCTAGCACACAAGAGATGATGAGGAGAAAAGCTGAGCAAGCTGACTTACAACAAGCATTAGAATTCCAAAGGAGAAGACTTCTCAATCTCCAGTTACCCGACTTGGATAGCGAGTCGTTTCACCATCACCAGCGCAGTCTTTCTATTGGCTCCCCTGTTCATTACCCCGCCCGCGTCAATCAAAGCATGCTCTTTGGTGAAGAAG GTAATGGTGATTCAGGACATTTTCAGTCTGAAGCAAACCGTGCTTTTCTGTCTGATTCTGATAATAACAAGAGCCACGAAGGTGGTTACGCTAACCATTTCCACAAAGG GCAAGAGACAAGTCTGGAGAACGCTCTGCCTGATTGCTTCTTTGCTTCCCCATCAAAGACCGGTGAAACCCAAGAACAGTCCGAGTCTGAGAATGAGAACTGTGCTACTGTGGAAA AAAAGTAG
- the LOC111198069 gene encoding zinc finger CCCH domain-containing protein 55 isoform X2 has product MDPGDPTSILFTKIRTLEPDFASKIIGYLLLQDLGKRDLMRLALGPDTLLQSVCLKAKSALGLSSNGSSSSGTTTPLNPISRPINIHRHSPRNGPFMEFSRSPSLNNTPGSNNPNVGSSPFQASSSLFASDGGGDDLVDEGQLGNYLSFLNESSSKNNNNNDENTDLFGFSGDNDDAHLHKRSFSASDVCFGSQEPGYGGYCRFPGLGDDFESPGGGFGSPDFRQQEEIARMNLAQRQRMAAAQFLAASGGSPMSYDKGINFLLGSRNAHHRSGGAGQFGDEGYWFGSPGRHEREEFMGMGDKSNSASKQIYLTFPADSSFTDEDVSNYFGNFGPVQDVRIPYQQKRMFGFVTFVHSETVRIILARGNPHFICDSRVLVKPYKEKGRILEKRQQQQLMQQMERGNFSPGSSPSGMDARDLFDCHFGPRMFSSTQEMMRRKAEQADLQQALEFQRRRLLNLQLPDLDSESFHHHQRSLSIGSPVHYPARVNQSMLFGEEGNGDSGHFQSEANRAFLSDSDNNKSHEGGYANHFHKGQETSLENALPDCFFASPSKTGETQEQSESENENCATVESKPASTLQSA; this is encoded by the exons ATGGATCCTGGAGATCCCACTTCCATACTCTTCACAAAGATCCGAACTTTAGAACCGGACTTCGCCTCCAAAATCATAGGCTACTTGCTCTTACAGGACTTGGGCAAGAGAGACTTGATGCGTCTTGCTCTTGGACCAGACACTCTCTTGCAGTCCGTTTGTCTCAAAGCTAAGTCCGCTTTGGGTCTCTCCTCGAAcggatcttcttcttctggcaCGACGACGCCGTTGAACCCTATCTCGAGACCCATTAACATCCACCGCCATTCTCCGAGGAATGGCCCGTTTATGGAGTTCTCGAGGAGCCCTTCCTTGAACAACACTCCTGGGAGTAACAACCCTAACGTGGGTTCGAGTCCGTTTCAAGCAAGTTCCTCTCTTTTCGCTTCAGATGGTGGTGGTGACGATTTAGTCGATGAGGGGCAACTCGGTAACTACTTGTCCTTCCTCAACGAGTCTTCTTctaagaacaacaacaacaacgacgAAAACACGGATCTGTTCGGGTTCTCGGGTGATAATGACGATGCCCATTTGCATAAGAGGAGTTTCTCAGCAAGCGATGTTTGTTTCGGGTCACAGGAACCCGGTTATGGCGGTTACTGTCGGTTTCCTGGTTTAGGAGATGATTTCGAGTCTCCTGGCGGTGGGTTTGGTTCTCCGGATTTCAGACAGCAAGAGGAGATAGCGAGGATGAACCTGGCTCAACGGCAGCGAATGGCCGCTGCACAGTTCTTGGCGGCTAGTGGTGGCTCACCAATGTCGTATGATAAAGGCATTAATTTTCTCTTGGGTTCGCGTAACGCTCATCATAG ATCAGGAGGAGCAGGACAGTTTGGGGATGAGGGTTACTGGTTTGGTAGTCCAGGGCGACATGAAAGAGAGGAGTTTATGGGGATGGGAGATAAATCAAACTCTGCATCTAAGCAGATTTACTTGACATTTCCAGCTGACAGCTCCTTCACAGATGAAGATGTCTCCAATTACTTCGG CAATTTTGGACCAGTGCAGGATGTTAGGATTCCATACCAGCAGAAACGGATGTTTGGGTTTGTCACTTTTGTCCACTCTGAGACTGTGAGAATCATATTGGCCAGAGGAAACCCACATTTCATCTGCGACTCACGCGTGCTTGTTAAACCCTACAAAGAGAAAGGAAGAATCCTTGAAAA GAGGCAGCAGCAACAACTGATGCAGCAGATGGAGAGAGGGAACTTTTCTCCTGGTTCAAGTCCATCTGGAATGGACGCAAGGGATCTCTTTGATTGCCACTTCG GACCGAGGATGTTTTCTAGCACACAAGAGATGATGAGGAGAAAAGCTGAGCAAGCTGACTTACAACAAGCATTAGAATTCCAAAGGAGAAGACTTCTCAATCTCCAGTTACCCGACTTGGATAGCGAGTCGTTTCACCATCACCAGCGCAGTCTTTCTATTGGCTCCCCTGTTCATTACCCCGCCCGCGTCAATCAAAGCATGCTCTTTGGTGAAGAAG GTAATGGTGATTCAGGACATTTTCAGTCTGAAGCAAACCGTGCTTTTCTGTCTGATTCTGATAATAACAAGAGCCACGAAGGTGGTTACGCTAACCATTTCCACAAAGG GCAAGAGACAAGTCTGGAGAACGCTCTGCCTGATTGCTTCTTTGCTTCCCCATCAAAGACCGGTGAAACCCAAGAACAGTCCGAGTCTGAGAATGAGAACTGTGCTACTGTGGAAAGTAAGCCAGCCTCAACACTTCAATCAGCTTAG
- the LOC111198069 gene encoding zinc finger CCCH domain-containing protein 55 isoform X1, whose product MDPGDPTSILFTKIRTLEPDFASKIIGYLLLQDLGKRDLMRLALGPDTLLQSVCLKAKSALGLSSNGSSSSGTTTPLNPISRPINIHRHSPRNGPFMEFSRSPSLNNTPGSNNPNVGSSPFQASSSLFASDGGGDDLVDEGQLGNYLSFLNESSSKNNNNNDENTDLFGFSGDNDDAHLHKRSFSASDVCFGSQEPGYGGYCRFPGLGDDFESPGGGFGSPDFRQQEEIARMNLAQRQRMAAAQFLAASGGSPMSYDKGINFLLGSRNAHHRSGGAGQFGDEGYWFGSPGRHEREEFMGMGDKSNSASKQIYLTFPADSSFTDEDVSNYFGNFGPVQDVRIPYQQKRMFGFVTFVHSETVRIILARGNPHFICDSRVLVKPYKEKGRILENRRQQQQLMQQMERGNFSPGSSPSGMDARDLFDCHFGPRMFSSTQEMMRRKAEQADLQQALEFQRRRLLNLQLPDLDSESFHHHQRSLSIGSPVHYPARVNQSMLFGEEGNGDSGHFQSEANRAFLSDSDNNKSHEGGYANHFHKGQETSLENALPDCFFASPSKTGETQEQSESENENCATVESKPASTLQSA is encoded by the exons ATGGATCCTGGAGATCCCACTTCCATACTCTTCACAAAGATCCGAACTTTAGAACCGGACTTCGCCTCCAAAATCATAGGCTACTTGCTCTTACAGGACTTGGGCAAGAGAGACTTGATGCGTCTTGCTCTTGGACCAGACACTCTCTTGCAGTCCGTTTGTCTCAAAGCTAAGTCCGCTTTGGGTCTCTCCTCGAAcggatcttcttcttctggcaCGACGACGCCGTTGAACCCTATCTCGAGACCCATTAACATCCACCGCCATTCTCCGAGGAATGGCCCGTTTATGGAGTTCTCGAGGAGCCCTTCCTTGAACAACACTCCTGGGAGTAACAACCCTAACGTGGGTTCGAGTCCGTTTCAAGCAAGTTCCTCTCTTTTCGCTTCAGATGGTGGTGGTGACGATTTAGTCGATGAGGGGCAACTCGGTAACTACTTGTCCTTCCTCAACGAGTCTTCTTctaagaacaacaacaacaacgacgAAAACACGGATCTGTTCGGGTTCTCGGGTGATAATGACGATGCCCATTTGCATAAGAGGAGTTTCTCAGCAAGCGATGTTTGTTTCGGGTCACAGGAACCCGGTTATGGCGGTTACTGTCGGTTTCCTGGTTTAGGAGATGATTTCGAGTCTCCTGGCGGTGGGTTTGGTTCTCCGGATTTCAGACAGCAAGAGGAGATAGCGAGGATGAACCTGGCTCAACGGCAGCGAATGGCCGCTGCACAGTTCTTGGCGGCTAGTGGTGGCTCACCAATGTCGTATGATAAAGGCATTAATTTTCTCTTGGGTTCGCGTAACGCTCATCATAG ATCAGGAGGAGCAGGACAGTTTGGGGATGAGGGTTACTGGTTTGGTAGTCCAGGGCGACATGAAAGAGAGGAGTTTATGGGGATGGGAGATAAATCAAACTCTGCATCTAAGCAGATTTACTTGACATTTCCAGCTGACAGCTCCTTCACAGATGAAGATGTCTCCAATTACTTCGG CAATTTTGGACCAGTGCAGGATGTTAGGATTCCATACCAGCAGAAACGGATGTTTGGGTTTGTCACTTTTGTCCACTCTGAGACTGTGAGAATCATATTGGCCAGAGGAAACCCACATTTCATCTGCGACTCACGCGTGCTTGTTAAACCCTACAAAGAGAAAGGAAGAATCCTTGAAAA TAGGAGGCAGCAGCAACAACTGATGCAGCAGATGGAGAGAGGGAACTTTTCTCCTGGTTCAAGTCCATCTGGAATGGACGCAAGGGATCTCTTTGATTGCCACTTCG GACCGAGGATGTTTTCTAGCACACAAGAGATGATGAGGAGAAAAGCTGAGCAAGCTGACTTACAACAAGCATTAGAATTCCAAAGGAGAAGACTTCTCAATCTCCAGTTACCCGACTTGGATAGCGAGTCGTTTCACCATCACCAGCGCAGTCTTTCTATTGGCTCCCCTGTTCATTACCCCGCCCGCGTCAATCAAAGCATGCTCTTTGGTGAAGAAG GTAATGGTGATTCAGGACATTTTCAGTCTGAAGCAAACCGTGCTTTTCTGTCTGATTCTGATAATAACAAGAGCCACGAAGGTGGTTACGCTAACCATTTCCACAAAGG GCAAGAGACAAGTCTGGAGAACGCTCTGCCTGATTGCTTCTTTGCTTCCCCATCAAAGACCGGTGAAACCCAAGAACAGTCCGAGTCTGAGAATGAGAACTGTGCTACTGTGGAAAGTAAGCCAGCCTCAACACTTCAATCAGCTTAG